In Arthrobacter sp. SLBN-83, one DNA window encodes the following:
- a CDS encoding superoxide dismutase — translation MTEYVLPELSYDYAALEPHISARIMELHHSKHHATYVAGANNALAQLAEAREKGDFANINRLSKDLAFHTGGHINHSVFWKNLSPDGGDKPEGELAAAIDDAFGSFDAFRAQFSAAALGLQGSGWGFLAYEPIGGNLVIEQLYDQQGNTALGTIPLLMLDMWEHAFYLDYVNVKADYVKAFWNIVNWADVAQRFEAARTNATGLITLP, via the coding sequence GTGACCGAGTACGTATTGCCGGAACTCAGCTACGACTACGCCGCCCTTGAACCGCACATCTCCGCGCGGATCATGGAGCTGCACCACAGCAAGCACCACGCCACCTACGTGGCAGGCGCCAACAACGCCCTGGCCCAGCTGGCCGAGGCACGTGAAAAGGGCGACTTCGCCAACATCAACCGGCTCTCCAAGGACCTCGCGTTCCACACCGGCGGCCACATCAACCACTCGGTGTTCTGGAAGAACCTGTCCCCGGACGGCGGCGACAAGCCCGAAGGTGAGCTGGCTGCCGCAATCGATGACGCGTTCGGCTCCTTTGATGCCTTCCGCGCCCAGTTCTCCGCTGCAGCCCTTGGCCTGCAGGGATCGGGCTGGGGCTTCCTGGCCTACGAGCCCATCGGCGGAAACCTGGTCATCGAGCAGCTCTACGACCAGCAGGGCAACACCGCACTGGGAACCATCCCGCTGCTGATGCTGGACATGTGGGAGCACGCCTTCTACCTGGACTACGTCAACGTCAAGGCCGACTACGTCAAGGCTTTCTGGAACATCGTGAACTGGGCAGATGTTGCCCAGCGCTTCGAGGCAGCACGCACCAACGCCACGGGGCTCATCACCCTCCCGTAG
- the tpiA gene encoding triose-phosphate isomerase, whose amino-acid sequence MTTSTNGAFDRKPFIAGNWKMNMDHVQGITLLQKLAWTLSDAKHDYSRVEVAVFPPFTDLRGVQTLVQGDDLQVAYGGQDLSQFDSGAYTGDISGQFLNKLGCKYVLVGHSERRTIHNESDDVLNAKVKAAFKHGVIPVLCVGEGLEIRQAGTHVDHTLQQLRAGVAGLTNEQAAELVVAYEPVWAIGTGEVAGPEDAQEMCAAIRAELEGIFGADVAAKTRLLYGGSVKANNAAAILQERDVDGLLVGGASLDPAEFANIVRFESHLVAD is encoded by the coding sequence GTGACTACGTCAACGAACGGCGCTTTCGACCGCAAGCCCTTCATCGCGGGCAACTGGAAAATGAACATGGACCACGTGCAGGGCATCACCCTCCTGCAGAAGCTGGCATGGACCCTCTCCGACGCCAAACACGACTACAGCCGCGTTGAGGTGGCCGTCTTCCCGCCGTTCACCGACCTCCGCGGCGTGCAGACCCTGGTCCAGGGCGACGACCTGCAGGTCGCCTACGGCGGCCAGGACCTCTCGCAGTTCGACTCCGGCGCCTACACCGGCGACATTTCGGGTCAGTTCCTGAACAAGCTCGGCTGCAAGTACGTCCTGGTGGGCCACAGCGAACGCCGCACCATCCACAACGAATCCGACGACGTCCTCAATGCCAAGGTCAAAGCGGCCTTCAAGCATGGCGTCATTCCTGTTCTTTGCGTCGGTGAGGGCCTGGAGATCCGCCAGGCCGGAACCCACGTTGACCACACCCTGCAGCAGCTTCGGGCCGGAGTGGCCGGGCTGACCAACGAACAGGCTGCCGAACTGGTGGTAGCGTACGAGCCGGTCTGGGCCATCGGCACTGGCGAGGTGGCCGGGCCGGAGGACGCACAGGAAATGTGTGCCGCCATCCGGGCAGAACTCGAAGGCATCTTCGGCGCCGACGTGGCAGCCAAGACCCGCCTCCTCTACGGCGGTTCGGTCAAGGCCAACAATGCCGCCGCCATCCTGCAGGAGCGCGACGTTGACGGCCTCCTGGTGGGCGGCGCCAGCCTTGACCCGGCGGAGTTTGCTAATATTGTCAGGTTCGAGAGCCACCTGGTCGCGGACTAA
- the pgl gene encoding 6-phosphogluconolactonase, producing the protein MAAIAARLITKLVDVQDKYGEATVVLTGGTVGIGTLKAVADSPAAPAVDWSKVNFWWGDERFVGSADPDRNTKQAFDALLSHIPVDPERIHSPGSSDDFDTPEEAADDYARQLREAAAAEHAADMSDDRPEEPSSLPRLDVVLLGVGPDAHIASLFPEQAGIREKDRTVVGVRNSPKPPPLRISLTLPAINTAAEVWMVVAGEDKAGAVGLALAGANPVQVPASGPRGTSRTLWLIDENAASRVPQQLVRKDAAGA; encoded by the coding sequence ATGGCCGCCATCGCTGCACGACTGATCACCAAGCTCGTCGATGTGCAGGACAAGTACGGCGAAGCCACCGTGGTGCTCACCGGGGGAACCGTGGGGATCGGCACGCTGAAGGCCGTTGCGGACTCACCGGCGGCGCCCGCCGTCGACTGGTCCAAAGTCAACTTCTGGTGGGGTGACGAACGCTTTGTTGGTTCTGCCGATCCGGACCGCAACACGAAGCAGGCGTTTGATGCGTTGCTCTCGCATATTCCGGTGGACCCGGAACGCATCCATTCGCCCGGCTCGTCTGACGACTTCGACACTCCCGAGGAGGCCGCGGATGATTACGCCCGGCAACTGAGGGAAGCGGCAGCGGCCGAGCATGCGGCGGACATGTCCGACGACCGGCCAGAGGAACCGTCATCGCTCCCCCGGCTCGACGTGGTGCTGCTCGGTGTTGGGCCGGATGCCCATATCGCATCGCTGTTCCCGGAACAGGCCGGAATACGGGAAAAGGACCGGACTGTGGTGGGCGTCCGGAACTCCCCCAAGCCGCCGCCGCTGCGGATCTCCCTTACCCTTCCCGCCATCAACACGGCGGCCGAGGTGTGGATGGTGGTGGCAGGCGAGGACAAGGCTGGGGCAGTGGGACTTGCCTTGGCCGGGGCAAACCCTGTGCAGGTGCCTGCCTCAGGCCCCCGAGGCACCTCCCGCACCCTGTGGCTGATTGACGAGAACGCAGCCTCACGTGTCCCGCAGCAGCTGGTCCGGAAGGACGCCGCGGGCGCGTAG
- the gap gene encoding type I glyceraldehyde-3-phosphate dehydrogenase, whose product MTTRIGINGFGRIGRNYFRAALAQGADLEIVAVNDLTSPEALAHLFKYDSVGGRLKETIEVKDGNIVVNGNVVKVLAERDPANLPWGELGVDIVIESTGFFTKAADAQKHIAAGAKKVLISAPASDEDITIVMGVNHNLYDNAKHNIISNASCTTNCLGPLAKVVNDEFGIERGLMTTVHAYTADQNLQDGPHKDLRRARAAAINMVPTSTGAAKAIGLVLPELKGKLDGYAIRVPVPTGSATDLTVTVSRETTVEEVNAALKRAAESEELQGFLTYTDEPIVSSDIVGDPASSIFDSGLTKVIGNQVKVVSWYDNEWGYSNRLVDLTELVASKLG is encoded by the coding sequence GTGACGACCCGTATTGGTATCAACGGCTTTGGCCGTATCGGCCGCAACTACTTCCGCGCAGCGCTTGCCCAAGGCGCGGACCTGGAGATCGTTGCAGTCAACGACCTCACCAGCCCCGAAGCCCTGGCGCACCTGTTCAAGTACGACTCGGTCGGCGGCCGCCTGAAGGAAACCATCGAGGTCAAGGACGGCAACATCGTCGTCAACGGCAACGTGGTCAAAGTCCTGGCCGAACGCGACCCCGCAAACCTTCCCTGGGGGGAACTGGGCGTGGACATCGTCATCGAATCCACCGGCTTCTTCACCAAGGCGGCCGACGCGCAGAAGCACATCGCCGCCGGCGCCAAGAAGGTCCTGATCTCCGCTCCGGCCTCGGACGAGGACATCACCATCGTGATGGGTGTCAACCACAACCTCTACGACAACGCCAAGCACAACATCATTTCCAACGCATCCTGCACCACCAACTGCCTGGGCCCGCTGGCCAAGGTGGTCAACGACGAATTCGGCATCGAGCGTGGCCTCATGACCACGGTCCACGCCTACACCGCCGACCAGAACCTCCAGGACGGACCGCACAAGGACCTGCGCCGGGCCCGCGCCGCCGCCATCAACATGGTTCCCACCTCCACTGGTGCCGCCAAGGCCATCGGCCTGGTGCTGCCGGAGCTCAAGGGCAAGCTGGACGGCTACGCCATCCGCGTCCCCGTGCCCACCGGCTCCGCCACCGACCTCACCGTCACCGTGTCCCGCGAGACCACCGTCGAGGAAGTCAACGCCGCACTCAAGCGCGCCGCTGAGTCCGAAGAGCTCCAGGGCTTCCTGACCTACACGGACGAGCCCATCGTCTCCTCCGACATCGTGGGCGACCCCGCCTCCTCCATCTTTGACTCCGGCCTGACCAAGGTCATTGGCAACCAGGTCAAGGTTGTTTCCTGGTATGACAACGAATGGGGCTACTCCAACCGCCTCGTCGACCTCACGGAGCTTGTGGCATCCAAGCTGGGCTAG
- a CDS encoding phosphoglycerate kinase, producing MTSHTLNELIAEGVRGRYILVRSDLNVPLDGSTVTDDGRIKASLPVLAKLTDAGARVLVTAHLGRPKGAPEDKYSLRPAVDRLAELAGFKVTLAADTVGDAAKSAAASLQDGEALVLENVRFDARETSKDDAERGAFADELVALTGSNGAYVDDAFGAVHRKHASVYDVATRLPSYQGDLVHTEVEVLRKLTTDTQRPYVVVLGGSKVSDKLAVIANLIGKADTILVGGGMLFTFLAAQGHKVASSLLEEDQIPVVQDYLKRAADAGTVFVVPTDVVVAEKFAADAAHETVAADAIEGSSFGAQGIGLDIGPDTAAAFAEQIKGARTVFWNGPMGVFEFEAFSAGTRAIAQALTETDGFTVVGGGDSAAAVRTLGFADDQFGHISTGGGASLEYLEGKELPGLSVLDR from the coding sequence ATGACATCTCACACCCTCAACGAACTGATCGCTGAAGGTGTCCGCGGGCGGTACATTCTGGTTCGAAGTGACCTGAATGTGCCGCTCGACGGCTCTACAGTCACTGACGACGGCCGCATCAAGGCCTCACTGCCAGTGCTGGCAAAGCTCACGGACGCCGGTGCCCGCGTGCTGGTAACAGCCCACCTTGGACGCCCCAAGGGCGCTCCGGAGGACAAGTACTCCCTGCGGCCCGCAGTGGACCGGCTCGCCGAACTGGCCGGCTTCAAGGTGACCCTTGCGGCCGACACCGTCGGTGATGCCGCCAAGTCTGCGGCGGCATCCCTGCAGGACGGCGAAGCCCTGGTCCTCGAGAACGTCCGCTTCGACGCCCGCGAAACCAGCAAGGACGACGCCGAACGCGGCGCCTTCGCCGATGAGCTGGTTGCCCTGACCGGCAGCAACGGCGCGTACGTGGATGATGCCTTCGGCGCCGTCCACCGCAAGCACGCCAGCGTCTACGACGTCGCCACCCGGCTGCCGTCGTACCAGGGCGACCTGGTGCACACCGAGGTGGAGGTCCTCCGGAAGCTGACCACCGATACCCAGCGCCCTTACGTGGTGGTGCTCGGCGGCTCGAAGGTCTCGGACAAGCTCGCGGTCATCGCCAACCTGATCGGCAAGGCCGACACCATCCTGGTGGGCGGCGGCATGCTGTTCACCTTCCTGGCAGCCCAGGGCCACAAGGTCGCCTCGAGCCTGCTCGAGGAGGACCAGATCCCTGTGGTCCAGGACTACCTGAAGCGGGCCGCTGACGCGGGGACCGTGTTCGTGGTTCCCACGGACGTCGTGGTGGCGGAGAAGTTTGCCGCCGACGCCGCCCACGAAACGGTTGCCGCCGACGCCATCGAAGGCAGCAGCTTCGGCGCCCAAGGCATCGGCCTGGACATCGGACCGGATACCGCTGCCGCCTTTGCTGAACAGATCAAGGGCGCACGCACCGTCTTCTGGAACGGCCCCATGGGCGTCTTCGAGTTCGAGGCATTCTCGGCAGGCACGCGAGCCATCGCCCAGGCCCTGACCGAAACCGACGGCTTCACCGTGGTGGGCGGCGGCGACTCCGCTGCAGCAGTACGCACCCTGGGTTTCGCCGACGACCAGTTCGGCCACATTTCCACGGGCGGCGGCGCCAGCCTGGAATACCTTGAAGGCAAGGAGCTCCCGGGCCTCAGCGTCCTGGACCGGTAG
- the secG gene encoding preprotein translocase subunit SecG yields the protein MDVLHVILQILLGITSLLLTLLILLHKGRGGGLSDMFGGGMSSGLSSSGVAERNLNRFTIILGVTWGVVIIALGLIMRFSGGDS from the coding sequence GTGGACGTTCTTCATGTCATTCTGCAGATCCTCCTGGGCATCACCAGCCTCCTGCTGACGCTGCTGATCCTCCTGCACAAGGGACGCGGCGGCGGCTTGTCCGATATGTTCGGCGGCGGCATGAGCTCGGGACTCAGCTCTTCAGGGGTGGCAGAACGGAACCTGAACCGCTTCACGATCATCCTGGGCGTCACCTGGGGCGTGGTGATCATCGCACTGGGCCTGATCATGCGTTTCAGCGGCGGGGACTCCTAG
- the whiA gene encoding DNA-binding protein WhiA: MALTASVKEELSRLDIKKSSVRKAEVSAMLRFAGGLHIISGRIVIEAEVDLASTARRLRAAIAEVYGHQSEIIVVSAGGLRRASRYVVRVVRDGEALARQTGLLDGRGRPVRGLPSAVVNGSAADAEAVWRGAFLAHGSLTEPGRSSSLEVTCPGPESALALVGAARRLDIQAKAREVRGVDRVVIRDGDTIAALLTRMGAHDALMVWEERRMRKEVRATANRLANFDDANLRRSAQAAVAAGARVERALEILGDDVPDHLKYAGELRVAHKQASLDELGRLADPVMTKDAIAGRIRRLLAMADKRALDLGVPGTDANVTPEMLDE, encoded by the coding sequence ATGGCACTGACAGCATCAGTCAAGGAAGAACTGTCCCGTCTGGACATCAAGAAGTCATCAGTGCGCAAGGCTGAAGTCTCCGCAATGCTCCGGTTCGCCGGGGGACTGCACATCATCTCCGGCAGGATCGTCATCGAGGCGGAAGTGGACCTGGCATCCACTGCCCGCAGGCTCCGTGCCGCCATCGCCGAGGTCTACGGACACCAGAGCGAAATCATCGTGGTCTCCGCCGGCGGGCTCCGGCGCGCCAGCCGCTACGTGGTGCGCGTGGTCCGTGACGGCGAAGCGCTGGCACGCCAGACCGGCCTCCTGGACGGACGCGGCCGGCCCGTGCGCGGCCTGCCATCCGCCGTCGTCAATGGTTCAGCGGCGGACGCCGAGGCCGTGTGGCGCGGCGCCTTCCTGGCCCATGGCTCGCTCACCGAACCGGGGCGTTCGTCGTCGCTGGAGGTCACCTGCCCGGGACCCGAATCCGCCCTTGCCTTGGTGGGCGCCGCCCGCCGGCTGGACATCCAGGCCAAAGCGCGCGAGGTCAGGGGAGTGGACCGCGTGGTCATCCGGGACGGGGACACCATCGCCGCGCTCCTGACGCGCATGGGCGCCCATGACGCGCTGATGGTGTGGGAGGAACGCCGCATGCGCAAGGAGGTCAGGGCCACCGCCAACCGGCTTGCAAACTTCGATGACGCCAACCTGCGGCGCTCCGCGCAGGCCGCCGTGGCCGCCGGCGCACGCGTGGAACGGGCGCTGGAAATCCTGGGCGACGACGTTCCGGACCACCTGAAATACGCGGGCGAACTGCGGGTGGCCCACAAGCAGGCAAGCCTCGACGAGCTGGGCCGGCTGGCCGACCCCGTCATGACCAAGGATGCCATCGCCGGACGGATCCGCCGCCTGCTGGCCATGGCGGACAAGCGTGCGCTCGACCTGGGCGTTCCCGGGACGGACGCCAATGTGACGCCCGAAATGCTGGACGAGTAA
- the rapZ gene encoding RNase adapter RapZ, whose translation MADTTAESGAGHDGMEPVKPVEAELLVVTGMSGAGRSTAADALEDHGWYVVENLPPQMLGTLAELVSHAPQSIPRLAVVIDVRSKGLFADIRSALHALAASGVTFRVLFLDASDNVLVRRFEQGRRPHPLQGGGRILDGIAAERELLQELRDSSDVVLDTSNYNVHGLATAITELFSETGPVALRLNVMSFGFKYGLPVDANYVADVRFIPNPHWVPQLRPQTGLDKDVSDYVLEAEGVKNFVDRYVLALEPVLEGYRRENKHYATIAVGCTGGKHRSVAVAVELSKKLAQYPRVTVTTAHRDLGRE comes from the coding sequence ATGGCAGACACGACGGCGGAATCCGGGGCCGGCCACGACGGGATGGAACCCGTCAAACCGGTCGAAGCGGAGCTGCTGGTGGTCACCGGAATGTCCGGCGCCGGACGAAGCACGGCCGCCGACGCCCTGGAGGACCACGGCTGGTATGTCGTGGAAAACCTGCCGCCGCAGATGCTGGGCACGCTGGCGGAACTCGTCTCGCACGCACCGCAGTCCATTCCCCGGCTGGCTGTGGTCATCGACGTCCGCAGCAAAGGCCTCTTTGCCGATATCCGTTCGGCGCTGCATGCACTTGCGGCAAGCGGGGTCACCTTCCGGGTCCTGTTCCTCGACGCAAGCGACAACGTCCTGGTCCGGCGGTTTGAACAGGGGCGCCGTCCGCACCCGCTGCAGGGCGGCGGACGCATCCTTGACGGTATTGCTGCAGAACGTGAACTGCTGCAGGAACTGCGCGACAGCTCCGACGTCGTCCTGGATACTTCCAACTACAACGTCCACGGCCTGGCCACCGCCATTACGGAACTGTTCAGCGAAACCGGCCCCGTCGCCCTGCGGCTCAACGTCATGAGCTTCGGCTTCAAGTACGGCCTGCCGGTGGACGCCAACTACGTGGCAGACGTCCGGTTCATCCCCAACCCGCACTGGGTGCCCCAGCTCCGCCCGCAGACGGGCCTGGACAAGGACGTCAGCGACTACGTGCTGGAGGCGGAAGGCGTCAAGAACTTCGTGGACCGCTACGTCCTGGCCCTGGAGCCGGTGCTGGAGGGGTACCGCAGGGAAAACAAGCACTACGCCACCATCGCCGTGGGCTGCACCGGCGGCAAGCACCGCTCGGTTGCAGTAGCCGTGGAACTTTCCAAGAAACTCGCGCAGTACCCGCGGGTCACGGTGACCACCGCGCACCGGGATCTGGGCCGCGAGTAA
- a CDS encoding glucose-6-phosphate dehydrogenase assembly protein OpcA, with product MIVNLPDTTTSKVSKKLMALREQGGVIALGRVLTLVVVTKSGLEEEAIEAANDASREHPCRIIVLADAGKDAKDRLDAQIRVGGDAGASEVIVLRGYGQLAHESESLVAALLLPDAPIVAWWPHGAPENACETSIGAIAHRRITDSANEPDPQAALERIHRTYKAGDTDLAWTRLTNWRIQLAAALDEVDSSPVTAVAVEGASDSPSTILLAAWLTLTLDAPVTIVADPAGTGIRRVRLTRPGGDVQLFRPGLSVAELTQPGQPAQRISLPRRSLRDCLAEELRRLDPDEVFGEVITIGLPRTNLRSVRPSER from the coding sequence ATGATCGTTAACCTGCCCGATACCACCACGTCCAAGGTCTCCAAGAAACTCATGGCCCTGCGTGAGCAGGGCGGGGTGATAGCCCTGGGCCGGGTCCTGACCCTGGTGGTGGTGACCAAGTCCGGGCTGGAGGAAGAAGCGATCGAGGCCGCGAACGACGCCTCCCGCGAACACCCCTGCCGCATCATCGTGCTCGCCGACGCCGGGAAAGACGCCAAGGACCGGCTGGACGCGCAGATCCGGGTAGGCGGGGACGCGGGGGCCTCGGAGGTCATCGTGTTGCGCGGCTACGGCCAGCTGGCACACGAATCCGAGTCACTGGTCGCAGCGCTGCTGCTGCCGGACGCGCCCATCGTGGCCTGGTGGCCGCACGGCGCCCCCGAGAACGCCTGCGAAACCTCCATCGGCGCCATCGCGCACCGCAGGATCACCGACTCCGCGAACGAACCCGATCCCCAGGCTGCGCTCGAACGCATCCACCGCACCTACAAGGCCGGCGACACCGACCTCGCCTGGACCCGCCTCACCAACTGGCGCATCCAACTTGCTGCAGCCCTTGATGAAGTGGATTCGTCCCCGGTGACGGCCGTCGCCGTCGAGGGTGCCTCGGACTCACCCTCCACCATCCTGCTCGCGGCCTGGCTCACCCTGACCCTGGATGCCCCCGTGACCATCGTGGCGGACCCGGCCGGAACCGGGATCCGGCGCGTCCGGCTCACCCGCCCGGGCGGCGACGTCCAGCTCTTCCGGCCGGGACTGTCCGTGGCGGAACTGACCCAGCCGGGCCAGCCGGCCCAGCGGATCTCCCTTCCGCGACGCAGCCTCCGCGACTGCCTCGCCGAAGAACTCCGCCGCCTGGACCCGGATGAAGTGTTTGGTGAAGTGATTACTATTGGACTGCCACGTACCAATCTAAGGAGCGTCCGACCCAGTGAGCGTTGA
- a CDS encoding gluconeogenesis factor YvcK family protein encodes MALFTGALPLVPPAAGKGSGQQDKGPNVVALGGGHGLAASLSALRLLTSELTAVVTVADDGGSSGRLREEYGVLPPGDLRMALSALCDDTDWGRTWRDVMQHRFRAGKGPGGSLDEHAMGNLLIVTLWELLGDAVAGLKWAGALLGARGQVLPMSTVPLTIEGDVRVAAPDGGTTLQTIRGQARCAVAGSLEEVRLLPKAAPACTDALTAIELADWVVLGPGSWYTSVLPHLLLPEMRQALCSTPAKRCLTMNLATDTKETTGMTAADHLHVLRRYAPEFSVDVVLADPASVPDRQEFEKAAGMLGAEVVLGKVGASGRRPVHEPLRLATAYQDIFGNS; translated from the coding sequence ATGGCCCTGTTCACCGGAGCCCTGCCCCTGGTGCCGCCGGCCGCTGGTAAGGGCTCGGGCCAGCAGGACAAGGGCCCCAATGTGGTGGCCCTGGGCGGCGGCCACGGCCTGGCGGCCTCGCTTTCGGCACTGCGGCTGCTCACCTCCGAGCTCACCGCGGTGGTCACGGTAGCGGACGACGGCGGTTCTTCCGGGCGTCTGCGCGAGGAGTACGGCGTCCTTCCGCCGGGAGACCTGCGCATGGCACTGTCCGCGCTCTGCGACGACACCGACTGGGGCCGGACCTGGCGCGATGTCATGCAGCACCGGTTCCGCGCCGGGAAGGGCCCCGGTGGCTCCCTGGACGAGCACGCCATGGGCAACCTGCTGATCGTGACGCTCTGGGAACTGCTGGGAGACGCCGTGGCAGGACTCAAGTGGGCCGGGGCCCTGCTCGGCGCCCGGGGGCAGGTCCTGCCCATGTCAACCGTTCCGCTCACCATCGAAGGCGATGTGCGCGTGGCCGCCCCGGACGGTGGCACCACCCTCCAGACCATCCGCGGCCAGGCGCGTTGTGCCGTGGCCGGCTCGCTGGAGGAAGTGCGGCTCCTTCCCAAGGCAGCCCCGGCGTGCACTGATGCCCTGACGGCCATCGAACTGGCGGACTGGGTGGTCCTGGGCCCCGGCTCCTGGTACACGTCGGTCCTGCCGCACCTGCTCCTCCCGGAGATGCGGCAGGCACTGTGCAGCACGCCTGCCAAGCGCTGCCTGACCATGAACCTTGCCACGGACACCAAGGAAACCACCGGCATGACGGCCGCGGACCACCTGCACGTCCTCCGGCGCTACGCCCCGGAGTTCAGCGTGGACGTGGTCCTGGCCGATCCCGCATCGGTGCCGGACCGGCAGGAGTTCGAGAAGGCTGCCGGCATGCTCGGAGCGGAAGTTGTCTTGGGTAAAGTAGGGGCGTCGGGACGCCGGCCCGTCCATGAGCCGCTTCGGCTGGCCACGGCGTACCAGGACATTTTTGGGAACAGTTAG
- a CDS encoding RNA polymerase-binding protein RbpA, translated as MVHPASGFRGTRAGVIAGSGSTLQSNDDSSSQPLPRIRVSYWCAKGHETQPVFLKMPEDQIPRTWDCRRCGGTAIRDSQAAAPDDLFEDGYKSHLEYVKERRSGQDAEDVLAGALEKLRARGVLPDQLLRDT; from the coding sequence ATGGTCCACCCAGCATCAGGCTTCCGGGGCACCCGCGCCGGTGTGATCGCAGGCTCCGGCTCGACGCTGCAATCGAATGATGACTCGTCGTCCCAGCCTTTGCCGCGCATCAGGGTGTCTTACTGGTGCGCCAAGGGCCACGAGACCCAGCCCGTATTCCTGAAGATGCCTGAGGACCAGATTCCCAGGACATGGGACTGCAGGCGCTGCGGCGGCACTGCCATCCGTGACAGCCAGGCGGCGGCGCCGGACGACCTCTTCGAGGACGGCTACAAGAGTCACCTGGAATACGTTAAAGAGCGGCGCTCCGGCCAGGACGCCGAAGATGTCCTGGCCGGAGCGCTGGAAAAGCTACGCGCCCGCGGCGTCCTTCCGGACCAGCTGCTGCGGGACACGTGA